In Planctomycetota bacterium, the DNA window CGCCGTCCTGCCGGTCGACGCGGCCCCGCGCCGCGAAGGCCTCGGCGACCGCCTCGATCGCCGGTTCGGCGTCGGACTTGCGCGCCAGCGGCTGGGTCCGCTTGATGATCGCGTACCGCGGGATCTCGGCAACGATCTCGCTCAGCGGCCGCCCACGCTGGCACAGCAGCAGCACGGTGAGCGCCATGGCCGACAGCGAATCCCGCACGAAGCAGACGCTCGGCCAGATGACGCCGCCGTTGCCCTCTCCGCCCAGGATGACGTTGTCCCCGGCTTGCATGCGCTCGATCATCCGCTGCACCACGTGGGCCTCGCCCACGGGCGTCCGCTCGACCCGGGCCCCGAAGCGCGCCGCCACGTCGTCGATCATGCGGCTCGTGGACAGGTTGGCCACCAGCACCGCGTCGTCGGGTCGATCGTGCTCGAGCAGTGCGAGGGCCGCGAGCACGAAGGTGTACTCCTCGCCGATGTACGCGCCCGTTTCGTCGACGATGGCCAGCCGATCGGCATCAGGATCCTGCGCGAAGCCCGCGGCCGCCCCGACGCCGGGCACCACCGAGCACAGGCCCCCCGCGCCCGAGAGGTTCTCCCGCGTCGGCTCCGGCGTGTGCGGGAAGACGCCCGAGTTGCCGCAGTGCAGCGGGACCACCCCGCCCAGGTAGTCCAGGAAGGGCACGGCGATGGTCGAGCCCGAGCTGTTCACCGCGTCGACGACGAAGCGCAGCCCGATCGACCCCGTGTCGTTCCAGCGGTCGAGCAAGGCCTCGGGCAGCACGCCGAGCAGGCCCCCGGCTAGGCTCATCCAGTGCTCGTACGCGGCCTCGGCGTGGTCCTCCAGCGGTCGATCGGCGGCGGCCGTCTCCCAGCGGGGTTCGCCGTGGAAGCGTTCGATGATCTGGGCGGCGATGTCGGCGGGCGGCGCGCACGCAAACTCGAAGGGCTCCTCGTCGATGTCCACGCTGCCGGCGAGCAGCAGCTTCAGCCCGTTCCACGCCTGCGGGTTGTGGCTGGCGGTGACGATGATGGCGCCGTCCAGGTCGGCAGCGACGCGGCCGACCGTGGGCGTGGCCGCCACGCCGAGCCGCGTCACGGCGCAGCCCGCACCTAGCAGACCGGCGATGGCGGCCTCGTAGATCGCTTCCCCACCCCGCCGGCCGTCGCGGGCGACCGCAACCATGCCGATGCGGTCTCGCTCGCGGAGCCACCCGCCGAAGGCCGCGGCGTACCGCAGCGCGACCTCGGGCGTCAGGCTCTTCCCGACGATGCCCCGCATGCCGCTGACGCCCAGCATGAGTGGCGCTCCGGTGTCCGTGTGCGGTGCCATAGACGCCGAGGCTAGACGCCGCGAGCCGAGATTTTCCGCGCACGGCCGGACGACCGGCCCGCGGGCGGTGTCGAATGGGTAGCGGCGGAGACGCCGATTCGAATGCTCCAGTCAATCCGGAGGACGAGGATGCCCAAGCGAATTCCGAACACGATGGTCCCTCTGCTCGCGGTGCTGGCCGCGGCCTGCGGCACCGCCCTGCCGGCGGCTCACGCTCTGGCCCAGGCAGGGCCCCGCGTCGGCCAGCGGGCCGAGCTCAACGCCGCCCTGGACTACTGGCGGATCATGGAGATCCTCGGCAACGACGCCGAACTGGCCGACGCGGTCCGCGAGGCCGCCGACCGCCTCTCGCGGCAGGATGAGGACGGGGTGTCCGTCGCCGTCGACATCCCGGGCGAACTGCGGCCCGGCGGCGCCACCGCTCGGCTGCTCGTAGAGCGATCCAGCTCGGTCGCCGGGCTCATCCGCGCATCGAGCGTCCCGTCGTGCGACTTCCAGATCCGATACGAGGACGGCTTCGACGCGCTGCTGCCGCACCTGCGCTCGATGCGGCAGTCGGCGTGGTTGCTCATCGTGGATGCCCGCCGGGTGGCGGCCGCGGGCGATCTGTCCGGCGCCGCCGAGCGGCTCGCCGCGACGCTGCGCATGGCGCGGCACGTCGCGTCGGACTTCACGATGATCAGCTCGCTCGTGGCGGTCTCGATGGCGCACTCGGCGTGCGTGCAGGCCGCCTGGCTGCTCGAGCAGCCGGGCCTCGCCGATGCGCAGCGCGAGGCGCTGCACGCCGCCGCGCTCGGCTTCGATCCGGAGGACCCCTTCAACCTCGTGGGAGCGCTCACCATCGAGCAGGACATGGTCGGCCTGCTGGCGACCA includes these proteins:
- a CDS encoding phosphoglucosamine mutase; protein product: MAPHTDTGAPLMLGVSGMRGIVGKSLTPEVALRYAAAFGGWLRERDRIGMVAVARDGRRGGEAIYEAAIAGLLGAGCAVTRLGVAATPTVGRVAADLDGAIIVTASHNPQAWNGLKLLLAGSVDIDEEPFEFACAPPADIAAQIIERFHGEPRWETAAADRPLEDHAEAAYEHWMSLAGGLLGVLPEALLDRWNDTGSIGLRFVVDAVNSSGSTIAVPFLDYLGGVVPLHCGNSGVFPHTPEPTRENLSGAGGLCSVVPGVGAAAGFAQDPDADRLAIVDETGAYIGEEYTFVLAALALLEHDRPDDAVLVANLSTSRMIDDVAARFGARVERTPVGEAHVVQRMIERMQAGDNVILGGEGNGGVIWPSVCFVRDSLSAMALTVLLLCQRGRPLSEIVAEIPRYAIIKRTQPLARKSDAEPAIEAVAEAFAARGRVDRQDGVRVDLEEQRAWFSVRASNTEPILRLIAEAPDEATAAALLDEAAGLVPN